A single region of the Triticum dicoccoides isolate Atlit2015 ecotype Zavitan chromosome 2B, WEW_v2.0, whole genome shotgun sequence genome encodes:
- the LOC119365194 gene encoding uncharacterized protein LOC119365194 isoform X3, translating into MAMLRDVWMPSSQCYFTGPLWPSFEVANFELKPGLIALVQQHQFGGLPNEDPYEHLHRVMEYSDTVKYHGVPQDAIMCRLFTFSLRDDARAWYRSLPSRSYSWNEILRAFLDKYFPLHKQSAIRDEIFNFVQCEGESLYDAWERYKALLRRCPNHGLERWLELQIFYRGLTSDTRAYVDMAAGGAITNKTLDEAFLLIESIAFHQLQWYNKKPTSDSLVCLQQITTPQPPILTQKPEPLSQCDKVELAWIIFDDDDTILVDTHATDHMDTSVGDSVLHCDDSSMDEPELQFIAFDIEESPLVDIDHVLLEPDMEKFAFDDVSRIDSSTLDPEMESFMVDYGEVDSDVKESSSISLVDTSPVEISTTTPHLVSSIEVVLKLLPNYLRFTLVHHSLRADQVRDDIPWDPGGFTAW; encoded by the exons ATGGCTATGCTTCGTGATGTTTGGATGCCAAGCAGCCAATGCTATTTCACAGGGCCACTTTGGCCGTCTTTTGAGGTGGCAAATTTTGAGCTAAAGCCTGGTCTTATTGCTTTGGTTCAACAACATCAGTTTGGAGGGTTGCCTAATGAAGATCCTTACGAGCACTTACACCGAGTCATGGAGTATTCAGATACAGTCAAGTACCATGGAGTTCCTCAAGATGCAATCATGTGCAGGTTGTTCACATTCTCCCTTCGCGATGATGCTCGTGCTTGGTATCGATCCTTGCCATCAAGGTCATACAGTTGGAATGAGATATTGCGAGCTTTCTTGGATAAATATTTCCCATTACACAAGCAGTCCGCAATTCGAGATGAGATCTTCAATTTTGTTCAGTGTGAAGGCGAGAGCTTGTATGATGCTTGGGAGAGATACAAAGCCTTATTAAGGAGATGTCCTAATCATGGGCTCGAGAGATGGTTAGAGCTGCAGATATTCTATAGAGGATTGACTTCGGACACTCGAGCTTACGTCGATATGGCAGCGGGTGGAGCTATTACAAACAAGACACTTGATGAAGCTTTTCTGCTGATTGAGAGCATAGCTTTCCACCAACTTCAGTGGTACAATAAGAAGCCCACATCTGATTCATTG GTTTGCTTGCAACAAATCACTACACCTCAACCACCAATTCTTACACAAAAGCCCGAGCCTCTATCTCAGTGTGACAAGGTTGAGCTTGCATGGATTATATTTGACGATGATGACACCATTCTAGTTGACACACACGCTACAGATCATATGGATACTAGTGTTGGAGATTCAGTTTTGCATTGTGATGATTCTTCCATGGATGAGCCAGAGCTGCAGTTCATTGCTTTTGATATTGAGGAGTCACCTTTAGTTGATATTGATCATGTGCTGCTAGAGCCAGATATGGAGAAGTTCGCCTTTGATGATGTTAGCCGCATTGATTCTTCAACACTTGATCCTGAGATGGAGAGCTTCATGGTTGATTATGGTGAGGTGGATTCAGATGTCAAGGAGTCAAGCTCTATTTCACTTGTTGACACGAGTCCGGTGGAAATTTCTACTACCACACCTCACTTGGTATCTTCAATCGAGGTAGTCCTGAAGCTTCTTCCTAACTATCTCAG GTTTACGCTTGTGCACCATTCATTACGGGCTGACCAAGTTCGAGATGACATCCCATGGGATCCTGGTGGATTCACGGCATGGTGA
- the LOC119365194 gene encoding uncharacterized protein LOC119365194 isoform X1, with translation MAMLRDVWMPSSQCYFTGPLWPSFEVANFELKPGLIALVQQHQFGGLPNEDPYEHLHRVMEYSDTVKYHGVPQDAIMCRLFTFSLRDDARAWYRSLPSRSYSWNEILRAFLDKYFPLHKQSAIRDEIFNFVQCEGESLYDAWERYKALLRRCPNHGLERWLELQIFYRGLTSDTRAYVDMAAGGAITNKTLDEAFLLIESIAFHQLQWYNKKPTSDSLVCLQQITTPQPPILTQKPEPLSQCDKVELAWIIFDDDDTILVDTHATDHMDTSVGDSVLHCDDSSMDEPELQFIAFDIEESPLVDIDHVLLEPDMEKFAFDDVSRIDSSTLDPEMESFMVDYGEVDSDVKESSSISLVDTSPVEISTTTPHLVSSIEVVLKLLPNYLRYHLSFLDKICHIMDTAYAPCDLLMISIYHMLNRYAYVIGYSIDDLEGIVPIICIGLFVECSFRFTLVHHSLRADQVRDDIPWDPGGFTAW, from the exons ATGGCTATGCTTCGTGATGTTTGGATGCCAAGCAGCCAATGCTATTTCACAGGGCCACTTTGGCCGTCTTTTGAGGTGGCAAATTTTGAGCTAAAGCCTGGTCTTATTGCTTTGGTTCAACAACATCAGTTTGGAGGGTTGCCTAATGAAGATCCTTACGAGCACTTACACCGAGTCATGGAGTATTCAGATACAGTCAAGTACCATGGAGTTCCTCAAGATGCAATCATGTGCAGGTTGTTCACATTCTCCCTTCGCGATGATGCTCGTGCTTGGTATCGATCCTTGCCATCAAGGTCATACAGTTGGAATGAGATATTGCGAGCTTTCTTGGATAAATATTTCCCATTACACAAGCAGTCCGCAATTCGAGATGAGATCTTCAATTTTGTTCAGTGTGAAGGCGAGAGCTTGTATGATGCTTGGGAGAGATACAAAGCCTTATTAAGGAGATGTCCTAATCATGGGCTCGAGAGATGGTTAGAGCTGCAGATATTCTATAGAGGATTGACTTCGGACACTCGAGCTTACGTCGATATGGCAGCGGGTGGAGCTATTACAAACAAGACACTTGATGAAGCTTTTCTGCTGATTGAGAGCATAGCTTTCCACCAACTTCAGTGGTACAATAAGAAGCCCACATCTGATTCATTG GTTTGCTTGCAACAAATCACTACACCTCAACCACCAATTCTTACACAAAAGCCCGAGCCTCTATCTCAGTGTGACAAGGTTGAGCTTGCATGGATTATATTTGACGATGATGACACCATTCTAGTTGACACACACGCTACAGATCATATGGATACTAGTGTTGGAGATTCAGTTTTGCATTGTGATGATTCTTCCATGGATGAGCCAGAGCTGCAGTTCATTGCTTTTGATATTGAGGAGTCACCTTTAGTTGATATTGATCATGTGCTGCTAGAGCCAGATATGGAGAAGTTCGCCTTTGATGATGTTAGCCGCATTGATTCTTCAACACTTGATCCTGAGATGGAGAGCTTCATGGTTGATTATGGTGAGGTGGATTCAGATGTCAAGGAGTCAAGCTCTATTTCACTTGTTGACACGAGTCCGGTGGAAATTTCTACTACCACACCTCACTTGGTATCTTCAATCGAGGTAGTCCTGAAGCTTCTTCCTAACTATCTCAGGTATCATCTCAGCTTTCTCGACAAGATATGCCATATCATGGATACTGCCTATGCACCATGCgatttattgatgatatctatttatCATATGCTCAATAGATATGCTTATGTGATAGGATACTCTATTGATGACTTAGAGGGCATTGTCCCTATCATTTGTATTGGCTTGTTTGTTGAGTGTTCTTTCAGGTTTACGCTTGTGCACCATTCATTACGGGCTGACCAAGTTCGAGATGACATCCCATGGGATCCTGGTGGATTCACGGCATGGTGA
- the LOC119365194 gene encoding uncharacterized protein LOC119365194 isoform X2, which yields MAMLRDVWMPSSQCYFTGPLWPSFEVANFELKPGLIALVQQHQFGGLPNEDPYEHLHRVMEYSDTVKYHGVPQDAIMCRLFTFSLRDDARAWYRSLPSRSYSWNEILRAFLDKYFPLHKQSAIRDEIFNFVQCEGESLYDAWERYKALLRRCPNHGLERWLELQIFYRGLTSDTRAYVDMAAGGAITNKTLDEAFLLIESIAFHQLQWYNKKPTSDSLVCLQQITTPQPPILTQKPEPLSQCDKVELAWIIFDDDDTILVDTHATDHMDTSVGDSVLHCDDSSMDEPELQFIAFDIEESPLVDIDHVLLEPDMEKFAFDDVSRIDSSTLDPEMESFMVDYGEVDSDVKESSSISLVDTSPVEISTTTPHLVSSIEVVLKLLPNYLRYHLSFLDKICHIMDTAYAPCDLLMISIYHMLNRYAYVIGYSIDDLEGIVPIICIGLFVECSFRFTLVHHSLRADQVRDDIPWDPGGFTAW from the exons ATGGCTATGCTTCGTGATGTTTGGATGCCAAGCAGCCAATGCTATTTCACAGGGCCACTTTGGCCGTCTTTTGAGGTGGCAAATTTTGAGCTAAAGCCTGGTCTTATTGCTTTGGTTCAACAACATCAGTTTGGAGGGTTGCCTAATGAAGATCCTTACGAGCACTTACACCGAGTCATGGAGTATTCAGATACAGTCAAGTACCATGGAGTTCCTCAAGATGCAATCATGTGCAGGTTGTTCACATTCTCCCTTCGCGATGATGCTCGTGCTTGGTATCGATCCTTGCCATCAAGGTCATACAGTTGGAATGAGATATTGCGAGCTTTCTTGGATAAATATTTCCCATTACACAAGCAGTCCGCAATTCGAGATGAGATCTTCAATTTTGTTCAGTGTGAAGGCGAGAGCTTGTATGATGCTTGGGAGAGATACAAAGCCTTATTAAGGAGATGTCCTAATCATGGGCTCGAGAGATGGTTAGAGCTGCAGATATTCTATAGAGGATTGACTTCGGACACTCGAGCTTACGTCGATATGGCAGCGGGTGGAGCTATTACAAACAAGACACTTGATGAAGCTTTTCTGCTGATTGAGAGCATAGCTTTCCACCAACTTCAGTGGTACAATAAGAAGCCCACAT ctGATTCATTGGTTTGCTTGCAACAAATCACTACACCTCAACCACCAATTCTTACACAAAAGCCCGAGCCTCTATCTCAGTGTGACAAGGTTGAGCTTGCATGGATTATATTTGACGATGATGACACCATTCTAGTTGACACACACGCTACAGATCATATGGATACTAGTGTTGGAGATTCAGTTTTGCATTGTGATGATTCTTCCATGGATGAGCCAGAGCTGCAGTTCATTGCTTTTGATATTGAGGAGTCACCTTTAGTTGATATTGATCATGTGCTGCTAGAGCCAGATATGGAGAAGTTCGCCTTTGATGATGTTAGCCGCATTGATTCTTCAACACTTGATCCTGAGATGGAGAGCTTCATGGTTGATTATGGTGAGGTGGATTCAGATGTCAAGGAGTCAAGCTCTATTTCACTTGTTGACACGAGTCCGGTGGAAATTTCTACTACCACACCTCACTTGGTATCTTCAATCGAGGTAGTCCTGAAGCTTCTTCCTAACTATCTCAGGTATCATCTCAGCTTTCTCGACAAGATATGCCATATCATGGATACTGCCTATGCACCATGCgatttattgatgatatctatttatCATATGCTCAATAGATATGCTTATGTGATAGGATACTCTATTGATGACTTAGAGGGCATTGTCCCTATCATTTGTATTGGCTTGTTTGTTGAGTGTTCTTTCAGGTTTACGCTTGTGCACCATTCATTACGGGCTGACCAAGTTCGAGATGACATCCCATGGGATCCTGGTGGATTCACGGCATGGTGA